From Pseudomonas hefeiensis, one genomic window encodes:
- a CDS encoding C40 family peptidase: protein MRKHILTAIQTHAAAEYPKECCGLLLALGRKQQYFPCKNIATEPNEEFCIAPEDYAAAEDLGEVIGIVHSHPDATSRPSPRDLAMCEATAMPWHILSWPEGDLRTVVPTGETPLLKRPFVHGAWDCWQVCADWYKREWGLEFEAFKRADGWWESKDNTSLYEANYEAAGFYRVDQPQRGDMIVMEVGRTVYPNHAGIFLGSDPGLPGEDSETFGPGPFLLHHLYGRPGEIIVFGGPWLDRTRLILRHKDAQPTT, encoded by the coding sequence ATGCGCAAACACATCTTGACCGCGATCCAGACTCATGCAGCGGCCGAGTACCCGAAAGAGTGCTGCGGTCTTCTGCTGGCCCTGGGCCGAAAGCAGCAGTACTTCCCCTGCAAGAACATCGCGACCGAGCCGAACGAGGAGTTTTGCATCGCTCCAGAGGATTACGCCGCGGCGGAGGACTTGGGCGAGGTGATCGGGATCGTTCACTCTCACCCGGACGCCACCAGCCGGCCGTCACCGCGAGACCTGGCGATGTGCGAAGCCACAGCAATGCCCTGGCACATCCTGAGCTGGCCGGAAGGCGACCTGCGGACGGTGGTGCCCACCGGTGAGACGCCGCTGCTGAAGCGACCCTTCGTCCACGGAGCCTGGGACTGCTGGCAAGTCTGCGCCGACTGGTACAAGCGCGAGTGGGGGCTTGAGTTCGAAGCCTTCAAGCGTGCCGACGGCTGGTGGGAGAGCAAGGACAACACCAGTCTTTACGAGGCGAACTATGAGGCCGCCGGCTTCTACCGGGTCGACCAGCCACAGCGCGGCGATATGATCGTGATGGAGGTTGGCCGGACGGTTTACCCAAACCATGCCGGGATATTCCTTGGTTCAGACCCGGGGTTGCCCGGCGAGGATTCCGAGACCTTCGGCCCCGGGCCGTTCCTGCTGCACCACCTGTACGGCCGCCCGGGCGAGATCATCGTTTTTGGCGGGCCATGGCTCGACCGAACGCGCCTGATTCTCAGGCACAAAGATGCACAACCAACCACATGA
- a CDS encoding DUF1799 domain-containing protein, translating to MHHRPGEELHRCFGCGGKGLQRRFRQGSPGKLTAAARALYEPAATAEQLAVFGFSPEDYDETFEVWPDAWHSFLVMDAMGTQWRTGACGATGLDYGVLPSVMRLVGVPANQRQTVFQDLRVMESEAIAVMADMRDNRP from the coding sequence ATCCATCACCGCCCTGGTGAAGAGCTGCATCGGTGTTTCGGATGCGGTGGTAAAGGCCTACAGCGACGCTTTCGGCAAGGCTCGCCTGGGAAACTAACGGCCGCTGCCCGGGCGCTCTACGAGCCAGCCGCTACCGCCGAACAACTAGCGGTATTCGGATTCTCCCCTGAAGACTATGACGAGACGTTCGAGGTCTGGCCGGACGCCTGGCATTCGTTCCTCGTCATGGACGCCATGGGAACGCAGTGGCGCACCGGCGCGTGCGGCGCAACCGGCCTTGATTACGGCGTGCTCCCCAGTGTGATGCGCCTGGTTGGAGTGCCGGCGAACCAGCGGCAGACAGTTTTTCAGGATCTCCGCGTGATGGAATCGGAAGCTATCGCGGTTATGGCTGACATGCGTGACAACCGCCCGTAA
- a CDS encoding DUF6338 family protein, whose translation MEDVAGKLLPVLQALLPGFLATVVFYWLADAKKPAQFEQVIQALICTASIKFIVDVIAGVALWAGQWHSFGAWTTNVATTWSLALAIILGLSLAYLSQHDLLYKLARRVGLTSRASVGEWRFAFLRFSDRGIVLNLKDGRRLMGYPYAWPAEPENGHFVMQYPTWIVGEDAKPQDGVSFLMVANTDVQWVEFLEPQGKPK comes from the coding sequence ATGGAAGACGTTGCAGGAAAGCTATTACCGGTCTTACAGGCGCTTTTGCCCGGATTTCTGGCGACAGTCGTTTTCTATTGGTTGGCAGATGCGAAAAAACCCGCACAGTTTGAGCAGGTGATTCAGGCCTTGATTTGTACTGCGTCGATCAAATTCATTGTCGACGTGATTGCTGGAGTCGCTCTGTGGGCGGGACAGTGGCATTCGTTCGGTGCCTGGACAACAAATGTCGCCACCACATGGTCACTCGCGCTGGCAATAATCCTTGGCCTCTCGTTGGCCTATCTTTCCCAGCATGACTTGCTCTATAAATTAGCTCGACGGGTTGGCCTTACCTCGAGGGCATCTGTTGGCGAATGGAGGTTCGCCTTCCTACGATTTTCCGATCGCGGAATTGTGCTGAATCTCAAAGATGGACGTAGGCTCATGGGGTATCCATACGCATGGCCTGCAGAGCCAGAAAATGGACATTTTGTTATGCAGTACCCAACATGGATCGTTGGTGAGGATGCTAAGCCTCAGGACGGAGTATCGTTCCTCATGGTTGCAAATACTGATGTTCAATGGGTCGAATTTCTAGAGCCGCAGGGGAAACCGAAATGA
- a CDS encoding host specificity protein J: MGAARKIDIHGAKGGDKKPKSPTEASDNLRSTNIAKLLIAVGEGEFEEAPTAANIFLDNTPINDASGNVNFPNVKWEWRSGSVDQTYIPGIPSVENETSLNIELRSDAPWVRSVTNTQLSAVRVRFAWPALQRQDDQGNIGGYRIEYAIDVATDGGAYQQVLTDAVDGKTTTRYERSKRVDLPEATTGWQIRVRRITPNQNSNKIADTMLIAGFTEVIDAKLRYPNTALLYIEFDAEQFTNIPAVTVKSKARKWQVPSNYDPISRTYTGTWDGSMKLAWTNNPAWITYGICTEDRFGLGKRIKTFMVDKWELYRIAQYCDQLVPDGLGGTEPRFLCDMNLQGKADAWTLLRDISGIYRGMTYWAQGQLIMQADMPRAQDFDYVFTRANVIEGKFSYGSASAKTRYTRALVSYDNPSNNYDTDVIPFSDLDLQRRYGDRPTELSAIGCTRASEAQRRGKWAILSNNLDRTVTFKTGMEGVIPLPGHIIPVADSLLAGREIGGRISAVAGRVVTLDRDTLAKAGDRLIINLPGGRAEGRTVQSVAGRAVTVTVAYSEAPRAQLQWALDADDLAIPLYRVLRTKRTTEGDFEISALQYEPSKFAHIDTGARLEDRPISVIPITVVPAPASVTVASVSSVVQGLAVATMTISWPAVEGAVAYDIEWRKDSGNWIKVQRTGSTNVDVVGIYAGAYVARVRAVSAFDISSIWRNSVLTELAGKDGLPPAVSFLTATPLLFGIYLKWGFPDGSSDTQRTEIWYGPTTDQEASTKLTDLAYPQSDFSLLGLAAGVTFYFWARLVDRIGNIGPWYPVGIGVQGQSSSEAGPILDMIAGQIGETELGQDILDEINKIPGLQDQIDALDGLSAYKPDEVYEPGEMVVGDGRIYQAKVQVPIDTPPPNAAYWIDVGQSVETANGLAQQVATNTADITEIDGVVTAQATAFEALRASYRDDNGEGDLNDAIDGWNSTASIAAERSVRASEDEAFARQLVTLDAKLGSSEANITELSQVVVTSESSTATKIDQLSVKVGANSAAIQQTSEAYADTSGKLNTMWSVKMQVNANGQYVAAGIGLGIENVGGTLQSQFLVSADRFAIVNTIAGGAISVPFAVQGGQVFMNSAFIQDGSITMLKIGQALQSDNYVAGVQGWRLDKAGNLEFNGPAPGGGRLTMTNRAIKVYDENGIKRVQLGDLTA, encoded by the coding sequence ATGGGCGCAGCACGCAAGATCGATATTCACGGCGCGAAAGGCGGAGACAAGAAGCCTAAGTCCCCGACCGAGGCCAGCGACAACCTGCGCTCCACGAACATTGCCAAGCTGTTGATCGCGGTGGGCGAGGGCGAGTTTGAGGAGGCTCCCACTGCAGCCAACATCTTTCTCGACAACACGCCAATCAACGATGCCAGCGGCAACGTCAACTTCCCGAACGTGAAGTGGGAGTGGCGCTCCGGGTCTGTCGATCAGACCTATATCCCTGGCATTCCATCAGTCGAGAACGAGACATCGCTGAACATCGAGCTGCGCAGTGATGCGCCATGGGTCCGCTCGGTCACCAACACCCAGCTCTCGGCCGTGCGCGTCCGCTTTGCCTGGCCTGCGCTCCAGCGCCAGGACGATCAAGGCAACATTGGCGGCTACCGGATCGAGTACGCCATCGACGTGGCTACCGACGGCGGTGCCTATCAGCAAGTTCTGACCGATGCTGTGGATGGCAAGACCACCACCCGTTACGAGCGCTCCAAGCGTGTTGACCTGCCCGAGGCAACCACCGGCTGGCAGATCCGTGTCCGCCGCATTACGCCGAACCAGAATAGCAACAAGATCGCAGACACCATGCTGATCGCCGGCTTCACTGAGGTGATCGACGCTAAGCTGCGCTACCCGAACACCGCGCTGCTGTACATCGAGTTCGACGCCGAGCAGTTCACCAACATTCCGGCCGTCACCGTGAAGAGCAAGGCCAGGAAATGGCAGGTTCCAAGTAACTACGATCCGATCAGCCGCACCTACACCGGCACCTGGGATGGCAGCATGAAGCTGGCCTGGACCAATAATCCGGCCTGGATCACGTACGGCATTTGCACCGAGGACCGTTTCGGCCTGGGCAAGCGCATCAAGACGTTCATGGTCGACAAGTGGGAGCTGTACCGGATTGCCCAGTACTGCGACCAGCTTGTGCCCGATGGCCTTGGCGGAACCGAGCCACGCTTCCTGTGCGACATGAACCTGCAAGGCAAGGCCGACGCCTGGACGCTGCTGCGGGATATCTCCGGCATTTACCGCGGGATGACCTACTGGGCCCAGGGTCAGCTGATCATGCAGGCCGACATGCCGCGCGCGCAGGACTTCGACTACGTCTTCACCCGGGCAAACGTCATCGAGGGGAAATTCTCGTATGGCAGCGCTTCGGCGAAGACCCGGTACACCCGGGCCCTGGTCAGCTACGACAACCCGTCGAACAACTACGACACTGACGTCATTCCGTTTTCGGACCTGGACCTCCAGCGCCGCTACGGGGACCGGCCAACCGAGCTGAGCGCCATCGGTTGCACCCGCGCATCCGAGGCCCAGCGCCGGGGCAAGTGGGCGATCCTGAGCAACAACCTGGACCGCACTGTCACCTTCAAGACCGGCATGGAAGGCGTGATCCCGCTCCCGGGCCACATCATCCCAGTGGCTGACTCGCTGCTGGCTGGACGGGAGATTGGTGGGCGCATTTCGGCTGTGGCCGGTCGCGTTGTAACCCTGGACCGCGACACCCTAGCAAAGGCGGGCGATCGGCTGATTATCAACCTGCCAGGCGGACGCGCCGAAGGGCGCACCGTGCAGAGCGTTGCCGGCCGCGCCGTGACCGTTACCGTCGCCTACAGCGAGGCGCCGCGGGCACAGCTTCAGTGGGCGCTCGATGCCGATGACCTGGCGATTCCGCTCTATCGCGTGCTGAGGACCAAGCGCACCACCGAGGGCGACTTTGAAATCAGTGCTCTGCAGTACGAGCCGAGCAAGTTTGCGCACATCGACACCGGCGCACGCCTCGAGGATCGGCCAATCAGCGTGATCCCCATCACCGTGGTCCCGGCGCCTGCGAGCGTCACAGTCGCCTCGGTCTCCTCTGTTGTTCAGGGGTTGGCAGTGGCCACAATGACAATCAGCTGGCCAGCGGTTGAGGGGGCCGTTGCCTATGACATCGAATGGCGCAAGGACAGCGGTAACTGGATCAAGGTGCAGCGCACCGGCTCGACCAACGTAGACGTGGTGGGCATCTATGCGGGTGCTTACGTTGCCCGGGTCCGTGCCGTGAGTGCGTTCGATATCTCCTCGATCTGGCGCAACTCTGTGCTGACCGAACTTGCCGGCAAGGATGGCCTACCACCGGCCGTGTCGTTCCTGACGGCCACACCCTTGCTGTTTGGTATTTACCTCAAGTGGGGCTTTCCCGACGGATCGAGCGATACCCAGCGGACAGAGATTTGGTACGGCCCAACCACTGATCAGGAGGCATCGACCAAGCTCACTGATCTGGCATACCCACAAAGCGACTTTTCCCTGTTGGGCCTGGCCGCTGGGGTGACTTTCTATTTCTGGGCTCGCCTGGTGGACCGGATCGGCAACATTGGACCATGGTATCCGGTTGGGATTGGGGTCCAGGGGCAGTCGAGCTCGGAAGCAGGTCCTATCCTCGACATGATCGCCGGTCAAATAGGTGAGACAGAACTAGGTCAGGACATCCTGGACGAGATCAACAAGATTCCCGGTCTTCAGGACCAGATCGATGCGCTTGATGGGTTGTCGGCCTACAAGCCGGATGAAGTGTATGAGCCAGGGGAAATGGTTGTCGGAGATGGCCGCATCTATCAGGCGAAAGTCCAGGTTCCGATCGATACGCCACCACCGAACGCCGCCTACTGGATTGATGTCGGCCAGTCGGTCGAGACGGCAAACGGTCTGGCGCAGCAGGTGGCCACTAACACCGCTGATATCACCGAAATTGACGGGGTTGTCACAGCCCAGGCCACGGCCTTCGAAGCGCTGCGTGCGTCGTATCGCGATGACAACGGGGAGGGTGATCTCAACGACGCCATCGACGGCTGGAACAGCACGGCTTCCATTGCGGCTGAGCGTAGCGTCAGGGCCTCGGAGGACGAGGCTTTCGCCAGACAGTTGGTCACCCTGGACGCAAAGCTCGGCAGCAGCGAGGCGAACATCACCGAGCTGTCGCAGGTGGTGGTCACCAGCGAGTCGTCGACGGCGACCAAGATCGATCAGTTGAGCGTGAAGGTGGGCGCAAACTCAGCGGCCATCCAGCAAACGTCGGAAGCCTATGCGGATACCAGCGGAAAGCTGAACACCATGTGGTCGGTGAAGATGCAGGTAAACGCGAATGGGCAGTATGTCGCGGCCGGCATTGGCCTTGGGATTGAAAACGTTGGCGGGACGCTGCAAAGCCAGTTCCTGGTCAGTGCTGACCGTTTCGCGATCGTCAACACCATCGCCGGCGGCGCTATCTCTGTGCCGTTCGCGGTCCAGGGCGGCCAGGTGTTCATGAACTCCGCCTTCATCCAGGACGGCAGTATCACGATGCTGAAGATCGGCCAGGCCTTGCAGTCGGACAACTATGTTGCCGGTGTGCAGGGCTGGCGTCTGGATAAAGCCGGGAATCTAGAGTTCAACGGTCCCGCCCCTGGTGGTGGCCGGCTGACCATGACCAACCGAGCTATCAAGGTCTACGACGAGAACGGTATTAAACGGGTGCAACTCGGGGACCTGACCGCATGA
- a CDS encoding phage tail protein → MAIETFTWPTQHGDAPDITYRVRTAQFGDGYKQIAGDGPNNKEDSYPITYTGSRARVQEIMDFLDRHAGAKAFLWTTPLGQLGLFSCVNPTPTPVGGGVFKLTATFNRAFQP, encoded by the coding sequence ATGGCTATCGAAACGTTCACCTGGCCCACCCAGCACGGAGACGCACCCGATATCACCTATCGGGTGCGCACCGCGCAGTTCGGCGACGGCTACAAGCAGATCGCCGGCGACGGGCCGAACAACAAAGAAGACTCCTATCCGATCACCTACACCGGGTCTCGCGCCAGGGTGCAGGAGATCATGGACTTTCTCGACCGCCATGCCGGCGCCAAGGCTTTTCTCTGGACGACGCCGCTGGGTCAGCTTGGCCTGTTTTCCTGCGTGAACCCTACTCCAACCCCCGTCGGGGGAGGGGTCTTCAAGCTTACGGCCACATTCAACCGGGCCTTCCAACCATAA
- a CDS encoding phage minor tail protein L, translating into MPLISDIQVLEPGSEVLLFELDGSDYGADILRFHGHAIPHTEAELIAAGAAADELPAKPIYWQGNEYSAWPMQIDGIESNGDGTAVRPTLSVGNVNGRITALCLAFDDLLEFKLTMRHTLGTYLDAENFPGGNPQADPTQETIEVWYIDQKTNEDGETVTWELASPGDVGGESIGRQATTLCHWCLTGGYRGPNCGYTGPYVTKDGAVTDNPELDECDATLGRGCIPRFGEGNALPFGGFPAVSLIARS; encoded by the coding sequence ATGCCGCTGATCAGTGACATCCAGGTTCTCGAACCTGGCAGCGAAGTGCTGCTCTTCGAATTGGACGGCTCCGACTACGGTGCGGACATCCTGCGCTTCCATGGGCACGCTATCCCGCACACCGAGGCCGAGCTGATCGCCGCCGGCGCCGCCGCCGATGAGCTGCCGGCCAAGCCGATCTACTGGCAGGGCAACGAGTACAGCGCCTGGCCGATGCAGATTGACGGTATCGAATCCAACGGCGACGGCACGGCGGTTCGCCCAACGCTGTCGGTGGGCAACGTCAATGGCCGGATCACAGCCTTGTGCCTGGCCTTCGACGACCTGCTCGAGTTCAAACTGACCATGCGGCACACGCTGGGCACTTACCTGGATGCTGAGAACTTCCCCGGCGGCAATCCGCAGGCAGACCCAACTCAGGAGACGATCGAGGTCTGGTACATCGACCAGAAAACGAACGAGGACGGGGAGACGGTTACCTGGGAGCTTGCCAGCCCGGGCGACGTGGGCGGTGAGTCCATCGGGCGACAGGCCACAACGCTTTGTCATTGGTGCCTCACTGGGGGCTATCGCGGCCCAAATTGCGGCTACACCGGACCCTACGTGACGAAAGACGGTGCGGTCACGGATAACCCTGAGTTGGATGAGTGCGACGCCACGCTGGGTCGCGGCTGCATCCCGCGCTTCGGCGAAGGCAACGCCTTGCCCTTCGGTGGATTCCCTGCCGTTTCCCTGATCGCCCGGAGCTGA
- a CDS encoding tail assembly protein produces MAAINATSHAMTTILLSGPLIKLFGRVHRRELGSKSVGEAFKALKCTIEGFETAIKDLERRGMRFAIFRNRKNVAEKEFALGGTEEIRIVPVISGSKRAGLLQTIIGAVLIAASFIPGFQALAPVGIALVAGGVIQMLSPQASGLKTSASPENAPSYAFGSAKNTTASGNPVPICIGERRWGGMIISASIYAEDKQ; encoded by the coding sequence ATGGCTGCCATAAATGCTACCTCTCACGCAATGACGACAATCCTGCTGTCGGGGCCGCTGATCAAATTGTTTGGCAGGGTTCACCGGCGCGAGCTTGGTAGTAAATCGGTAGGTGAGGCCTTCAAGGCGCTGAAATGCACAATTGAAGGCTTCGAGACGGCCATCAAGGATCTTGAGCGGAGAGGAATGCGGTTTGCCATTTTCCGCAATCGGAAGAACGTGGCCGAGAAAGAGTTCGCGCTGGGCGGTACCGAAGAAATCAGGATTGTCCCTGTGATTTCTGGCAGCAAGCGCGCCGGGCTTCTCCAGACCATCATCGGCGCAGTATTAATTGCCGCGTCGTTTATCCCTGGCTTCCAGGCGCTGGCGCCAGTCGGTATTGCTCTCGTCGCCGGTGGTGTAATCCAGATGCTCAGCCCCCAAGCCTCTGGCCTCAAGACCAGCGCTTCCCCCGAGAACGCACCGTCCTATGCCTTCGGCAGTGCCAAGAACACCACGGCCAGCGGTAACCCCGTACCGATCTGCATCGGCGAACGCCGGTGGGGCGGGATGATCATTTCCGCATCGATCTACGCCGAAGACAAACAGTAA
- a CDS encoding phage tail tape measure protein: protein MNIAELGVKIDSADAIQAKTSLDEMAKAGGRAEQSAVSLMNEMQALEKSLSTGAKTTQDLAKQRDALAKLTKTGAYGEAEFTKITAQLDKQQVALAKSTMDEQRALNSLLGAIDPARAAMAKLDKQVEDLGKHLDAGRISQDQFNTSLSKIDKDYAKLEKTSSGFDKLRLGSRQAQENVVQLGNALSSGDWGSGVRAVAQLGAGAGASAAGLLAILAPIALATAAVGALGVAFYKGGKEQDDFNESLTLTGNYAGVSAGQLGDMARQVSATIGTTGAAADVLASLAGSGKIAGESFVGIAQAAISMQEATGKAVGDTVAEFKKLADDPVKASAALNEQYHYLTASVYSQIAALEEQGDHAGAVKLATEQYADAINERTPKILENLSFWEKGYNAVARAADQLKNLGRQDIGSDIEQARSNLAAAQSGDVGLFQNKQEMIDLYTNRLNMLEDQQVAEADIAKWQGEQAKAQMSAVSAMSKIDALTKSSLTNEQKRADAIKDYKKQLDDIRKVDPKDARLDQAAIDKNISNINDKFKDPKGATGSVDLTGFNNAKNLLAETLAYYKNADKELEASQRAGVISQASYTEQRVSLLKQEAVEVAQGYEAEISALEAAKTKKGTTASHIIQIDQKISDARSAMVKAQQETDSQLSIIATNEEGRLRKQTLAVSTYTGALQRQVETLRQQGIRAASGLGQGDRQRGLTDQQNGIDDRINQQRLELANQYGDGSRGMSLDEYTQKLNALKTTQQDLHDTVQANYDDMTAAQGSWSAGASSAWQNYLESARDVAGQTKSLFTNAFSSMEDAIVNFAMTGKLSFADFTKSILADMARIAVRQASSHAMSALFGLAASAAGSYFGGGATSAGSTQAGYSGDLSGFTPGSVQAKGGAWLGGVQMFANGGAFTNSIVSKPTAFGMAGGGIGVMGEAGDEAIMPLTRTAGGQLGVRAISGGSSGGGNVYNFPVAVSVQTAGDGGATTAEDTTQLGKGIQQAAKVEAETAISRGLQPGGAIWRVINGRG, encoded by the coding sequence ATGAACATTGCAGAACTCGGCGTCAAGATCGACTCGGCCGATGCAATTCAGGCGAAAACCAGCCTGGATGAAATGGCGAAGGCTGGCGGTCGGGCCGAGCAGTCCGCCGTTTCGCTGATGAATGAAATGCAGGCTCTGGAGAAGTCGCTGTCCACCGGCGCCAAAACCACCCAGGACCTGGCGAAGCAGCGGGACGCTCTGGCCAAGCTGACCAAGACCGGCGCCTATGGCGAGGCTGAGTTCACCAAGATCACCGCCCAACTCGACAAGCAACAGGTAGCCCTGGCCAAGTCCACCATGGACGAGCAGAGGGCACTCAACAGCCTGCTGGGTGCAATTGATCCAGCCCGCGCGGCAATGGCGAAGCTGGACAAGCAGGTCGAGGATCTGGGTAAGCACCTGGACGCCGGCCGGATCAGTCAGGACCAGTTCAACACGTCCTTGAGCAAAATCGACAAGGATTACGCGAAGCTCGAAAAGACCTCTAGCGGATTCGACAAGCTGCGGCTCGGCTCACGCCAGGCCCAGGAGAACGTCGTTCAGCTCGGCAACGCTCTGTCCTCGGGAGACTGGGGCAGCGGTGTGCGGGCCGTCGCGCAGTTGGGGGCTGGTGCTGGCGCATCGGCTGCTGGACTGCTCGCAATTCTTGCTCCTATCGCGCTGGCAACGGCAGCCGTCGGCGCGCTTGGGGTTGCCTTTTACAAGGGCGGTAAAGAGCAGGACGACTTCAACGAATCACTGACCCTGACCGGCAACTATGCAGGCGTGAGTGCCGGGCAACTTGGCGACATGGCTCGCCAGGTGAGCGCCACCATAGGCACAACCGGTGCGGCTGCCGATGTTCTGGCCTCATTGGCAGGCAGCGGCAAGATCGCTGGTGAAAGTTTCGTAGGCATCGCCCAGGCTGCCATTTCGATGCAGGAAGCCACGGGCAAGGCTGTCGGCGACACTGTCGCAGAGTTCAAAAAGCTTGCAGATGACCCAGTCAAGGCCTCCGCCGCGCTCAACGAGCAGTATCACTACCTGACAGCTTCGGTCTATTCGCAGATCGCCGCTCTGGAAGAGCAGGGCGACCATGCTGGCGCTGTGAAGCTCGCGACCGAGCAATATGCCGACGCCATCAACGAGCGCACGCCGAAGATCCTCGAAAACCTGAGCTTCTGGGAGAAGGGATACAACGCAGTCGCCCGGGCTGCTGATCAGTTGAAGAACCTGGGTCGCCAGGACATCGGCTCGGACATTGAGCAGGCCCGGAGCAACCTGGCCGCTGCGCAGTCCGGCGATGTCGGGTTGTTTCAGAACAAGCAGGAGATGATCGACCTCTACACCAATCGGCTGAACATGCTGGAGGATCAGCAGGTGGCCGAGGCCGATATTGCGAAGTGGCAGGGCGAGCAGGCCAAGGCACAGATGAGCGCCGTGTCCGCCATGTCGAAAATCGACGCGCTCACCAAGTCGTCACTGACCAATGAGCAGAAGCGCGCCGACGCGATCAAGGATTACAAGAAGCAGCTCGACGATATCCGCAAGGTTGACCCAAAGGATGCTCGGCTCGACCAGGCGGCAATCGACAAGAACATCTCCAACATCAACGACAAGTTCAAGGATCCGAAGGGGGCCACAGGCAGCGTCGACCTGACCGGCTTTAACAACGCGAAAAACCTCCTGGCCGAAACCCTGGCCTATTACAAAAACGCCGACAAAGAGCTGGAGGCTTCGCAGCGCGCCGGGGTCATCAGCCAGGCGAGCTACACCGAACAGCGGGTCAGTCTGCTGAAACAGGAAGCGGTTGAGGTTGCCCAGGGTTACGAGGCAGAAATCTCTGCATTGGAGGCAGCGAAGACCAAAAAGGGAACGACTGCCTCGCACATCATCCAGATCGACCAGAAGATCAGCGATGCACGCTCCGCGATGGTCAAGGCCCAGCAGGAAACGGACAGCCAACTCTCGATCATTGCAACCAATGAGGAAGGCCGGCTGCGCAAGCAGACCCTGGCAGTTAGCACATACACCGGGGCGCTACAGCGGCAAGTGGAAACGCTTCGGCAGCAAGGTATTCGTGCTGCATCTGGTCTCGGCCAAGGTGATCGCCAGCGTGGGCTGACGGACCAGCAGAACGGCATCGACGACCGCATCAACCAGCAGCGCCTGGAACTGGCAAATCAGTACGGCGACGGCTCCCGAGGCATGAGCCTCGACGAGTACACGCAGAAGCTCAATGCACTGAAAACCACGCAACAGGATCTGCACGACACCGTCCAGGCCAACTATGACGACATGACTGCTGCCCAGGGTAGCTGGAGCGCAGGCGCATCGTCGGCATGGCAGAACTACCTGGAATCGGCGCGGGACGTGGCCGGGCAGACCAAAAGCCTGTTCACCAACGCCTTCAGCTCAATGGAGGATGCGATCGTCAACTTCGCCATGACAGGGAAGCTGTCGTTTGCTGATTTCACCAAGTCGATTCTCGCGGATATGGCGCGCATTGCGGTTCGGCAGGCCAGCTCCCATGCGATGAGTGCGCTCTTCGGTCTTGCCGCATCTGCCGCCGGCTCGTATTTCGGTGGAGGGGCCACATCTGCCGGCTCAACCCAGGCCGGGTATTCCGGCGACCTATCAGGTTTCACCCCGGGCAGCGTGCAGGCCAAGGGCGGCGCTTGGTTGGGCGGCGTGCAGATGTTCGCCAACGGCGGCGCCTTCACGAACTCCATCGTGAGCAAGCCGACAGCTTTCGGTATGGCTGGCGGCGGGATCGGGGTAATGGGCGAAGCAGGGGATGAGGCGATCATGCCACTGACCCGCACGGCCGGCGGTCAGTTGGGTGTGCGGGCTATCAGTGGTGGCAGCAGTGGCGGGGGGAACGTTTACAACTTCCCCGTGGCAGTTTCCGTGCAGACCGCCGGTGACGGTGGCGCGACCACAGCGGAAGATACCACGCAACTGGGCAAGGGTATCCAGCAGGCAGCCAAGGTCGAAGCCGAAACGGCTATCTCCAGGGGCTTGCAGCCAGGCGGCGCCATCTGGCGCGTTATCAACGGGAGGGGCTGA
- a CDS encoding protein L — MDESPVTGLDPIVVALCLQTKRGGTAMARVIEETVQYLKKTPKTVLGGAVWDTLYQISSTVPVSGIYRCEGCGDEITSNKDDRFPPQNKHQHTNTKKVEWRLIVETQTKG; from the coding sequence ATGGACGAAAGCCCAGTAACTGGATTGGATCCCATCGTAGTAGCGTTGTGCCTCCAAACCAAACGAGGCGGTACCGCTATGGCGCGAGTAATCGAAGAAACAGTCCAGTACCTGAAAAAGACACCAAAGACCGTCCTGGGTGGCGCCGTCTGGGACACGCTTTACCAGATATCAAGCACTGTTCCGGTATCAGGAATCTATCGTTGCGAAGGATGTGGTGATGAGATCACCTCGAACAAGGATGACCGCTTCCCCCCTCAAAACAAACATCAGCACACCAACACAAAAAAAGTTGAGTGGCGCCTGATCGTCGAAACCCAAACCAAAGGTTAA
- a CDS encoding phage tail assembly chaperone gives MAKFSIAPKPTFTVDVAIPQVGGKPVMVPFTFQYRDRTALAELFDAWSAKAETLNESFKGTEPTISQITEAEVEQGVDQIRDLVVAWGFSDKLNDESITALVKSCIGVSDAVVKAYSDAFGKARLGN, from the coding sequence ATGGCAAAGTTCTCTATCGCGCCAAAGCCGACCTTCACGGTTGATGTAGCGATTCCCCAGGTGGGCGGCAAGCCAGTGATGGTGCCGTTCACCTTCCAGTACCGAGATCGAACCGCCCTGGCAGAGCTGTTCGACGCCTGGAGCGCGAAAGCCGAAACCCTCAACGAGAGCTTCAAGGGCACTGAGCCCACCATTTCGCAGATCACCGAAGCAGAAGTCGAGCAAGGTGTTGATCAGATCCGGGATCTGGTTGTTGCCTGGGGCTTCAGCGACAAGCTCAACGACGAATCCATCACCGCCCTGGTGAAGAGCTGCATCGGTGTTTCGGATGCGGTGGTAAAGGCCTACAGCGACGCTTTCGGCAAGGCTCGCCTGGGAAACTAA